The following are from one region of the Deinococcus misasensis DSM 22328 genome:
- a CDS encoding metal-sensitive transcriptional regulator: MKKTEGKTADGGCHPTHTDTHLCMPEDVRKRANRRLAIARGHVESIQRMLEDPNVYCMDVLRQIKAVQGALSGVAGVVLKGHLEAHVATASERGDATELVDELLEAMKLTQ; the protein is encoded by the coding sequence ATGAAAAAAACCGAAGGCAAAACCGCAGATGGGGGCTGCCATCCCACCCACACGGACACGCACCTGTGCATGCCAGAAGATGTACGCAAGCGCGCGAACCGTCGTTTGGCCATCGCTCGGGGGCATGTGGAAAGCATCCAGCGCATGCTGGAAGACCCCAACGTCTACTGCATGGATGTCCTGAGGCAGATCAAGGCGGTGCAAGGGGCCCTGAGCGGAGTGGCAGGCGTGGTCTTGAAAGGCCATCTGGAAGCCCACGTGGCCACGGCCAGTGAACGCGGAGATGCCACCGAACTGGTGGACGAGCTTCTGGAGGCCATGAAACTCACCCAGTGA
- a CDS encoding CopZ family metallochaperone — protein MTVELNITGMSCGHCEKAVKSALKSVSGVENAEVNLSAGTATVEGNADVQALIAAVTEEGYGASLRN, from the coding sequence ATGACTGTTGAACTGAACATCACCGGAATGAGCTGTGGACACTGCGAAAAAGCCGTCAAAAGTGCACTCAAAAGCGTCTCTGGCGTAGAGAACGCCGAAGTGAACCTCTCTGCAGGGACCGCCACCGTGGAAGGGAATGCCGATGTGCAAGCCCTGATCGCTGCCGTCACCGAAGAGGGTTACGGCGCGTCCCTCCGGAACTGA
- a CDS encoding heavy metal translocating P-type ATPase → MSTTIELGVQGMTCAACVGRVERGLKKVEGVEDATVNLATERALVTFDPTKTSPAALIEKVKDVGYEAVVSEIELPISGMTCANCVSRVERALKKQNGVLEANVNLASERATVKYLPTSISPAGLKNAIRDAGYEVIETQSGIQQEDAEKAARELEVKKLRSSLTLAAVFSIPLFLIAMVPMLYRPWEMALMNTLGHWGDIMGMNLLMLALATPVQFGPGMRFYRGGWKALKHRSPDMNTLVMIGTTAAYLYSVVATFFPQIFPKGTAHVYYEASGVVITLVLLGKYFEAIAKGKSSEAMKKLLSLQAKTARVLRNGQEMEVAVDDVRLMEQILVRPGEKIPVDGEVLEGSSFVDESMITGEPIPVEKTTGSKVTGGTINQHGVLTFKATRIGADTALAQIIKLVERAQGSKPPIQGLADKVVAVFVPIVLGIAALTFLMWMLLGGQDALSLALVHTVAVLIIACPCAMGLATPTSIMVGTGKAAELGVLFKNGEALEMLQKADIVAVDKTGTLTEGKPTLTDFVVQAGFEERDVLVLVASAEKMSEHPVADAIVKGAEQRGVDLIKADTFNAVPGFGLEATVQGRKVQVGADRYMVKLGLDVSSFSQKAQSLGSEGKTPLYAAIDGKLAAIIAVSDPIKASTPEAVRALHSMGLKVAMVTGDNQSTAQAIGRQLGIDQVLAEVLPSGKADAVKKLQEQGKVVFVGDGINDAPALAQADVGLAIGTGTDVAIETADVILMAGDMRGVPNAISLSKSTLKNIKFNLFWAFAYNIILIPVAAGVLQSTLGWTLSPVLAAAAMGLSSVFVLTNALRLRTFQPPVKLQDAAQTLPQGQTVQA, encoded by the coding sequence ATGAGCACAACCATTGAACTGGGCGTACAGGGCATGACCTGCGCTGCCTGCGTCGGAAGGGTCGAACGGGGCCTCAAAAAAGTCGAAGGGGTGGAAGACGCCACCGTCAACCTCGCCACCGAACGGGCTCTGGTGACCTTCGATCCCACCAAAACCAGCCCCGCTGCACTCATCGAAAAAGTCAAAGACGTGGGCTATGAAGCCGTGGTCAGCGAAATCGAACTGCCCATCTCGGGCATGACCTGCGCCAACTGCGTGTCCAGAGTGGAACGTGCACTCAAGAAACAAAATGGGGTCCTTGAGGCCAACGTCAATCTGGCAAGTGAACGGGCCACCGTGAAATACCTTCCCACCAGCATCTCCCCTGCTGGTCTGAAAAACGCCATTCGGGACGCCGGTTACGAAGTCATCGAAACCCAGAGTGGCATTCAGCAGGAAGACGCCGAGAAAGCCGCCCGAGAACTGGAAGTCAAAAAACTGCGTTCCAGCCTGACTCTGGCCGCTGTGTTCTCCATTCCCCTGTTTCTGATTGCCATGGTCCCGATGCTCTACCGCCCATGGGAAATGGCCCTGATGAATACCCTCGGGCACTGGGGTGACATCATGGGCATGAACCTCTTGATGCTGGCTCTGGCCACCCCGGTGCAGTTCGGACCCGGCATGCGGTTTTACCGGGGCGGGTGGAAAGCCTTGAAACACAGAAGCCCCGACATGAACACCCTCGTGATGATCGGCACCACCGCAGCCTACCTGTACAGCGTGGTGGCCACCTTCTTCCCACAGATCTTCCCAAAAGGCACCGCACACGTGTACTACGAAGCCTCTGGCGTGGTGATCACCCTGGTGCTGCTCGGCAAGTACTTTGAGGCCATCGCCAAAGGCAAATCCAGCGAAGCCATGAAAAAACTGCTGTCCCTGCAAGCCAAAACTGCCAGGGTGCTCAGAAACGGTCAGGAGATGGAGGTTGCTGTCGACGACGTGCGCCTGATGGAACAGATTCTGGTGCGACCCGGCGAAAAAATCCCTGTGGACGGTGAAGTCCTTGAGGGCAGCAGTTTCGTGGATGAAAGCATGATCACCGGCGAACCCATCCCCGTGGAGAAAACCACTGGCAGCAAAGTCACGGGAGGCACCATCAACCAGCACGGGGTGCTGACCTTCAAAGCCACCCGCATTGGCGCAGACACCGCTCTGGCCCAGATCATCAAACTGGTGGAACGGGCACAGGGCAGCAAACCCCCCATTCAGGGTCTGGCAGACAAAGTGGTGGCGGTGTTCGTGCCCATCGTGCTGGGCATCGCTGCCCTCACCTTCTTGATGTGGATGCTGCTCGGTGGTCAAGACGCCCTCTCCCTCGCTCTGGTCCACACGGTCGCCGTGCTGATCATCGCCTGCCCCTGTGCCATGGGCCTCGCCACCCCCACCTCGATCATGGTGGGGACCGGCAAAGCAGCGGAACTCGGGGTGCTTTTCAAGAACGGTGAAGCTCTGGAGATGCTCCAGAAAGCCGACATCGTGGCCGTGGACAAAACCGGCACCCTCACTGAGGGCAAACCCACCCTCACCGATTTTGTGGTTCAGGCAGGTTTTGAGGAAAGAGACGTGCTGGTTCTGGTCGCCAGTGCAGAAAAAATGAGCGAACACCCCGTCGCGGATGCCATCGTCAAAGGGGCAGAACAGCGCGGAGTGGATCTGATCAAAGCCGACACCTTCAACGCTGTTCCCGGATTCGGTCTGGAAGCCACCGTACAGGGCAGAAAAGTGCAGGTCGGTGCAGACCGCTACATGGTCAAGCTCGGGCTGGACGTGAGCAGCTTTTCCCAGAAGGCCCAGAGCCTCGGGTCTGAAGGCAAAACCCCGCTTTATGCAGCCATCGACGGGAAACTCGCTGCAATCATCGCCGTGTCTGACCCCATCAAAGCCAGCACCCCCGAGGCCGTCAGGGCCCTGCACAGCATGGGCCTGAAAGTCGCCATGGTCACCGGAGACAACCAGAGCACCGCTCAGGCGATTGGACGGCAACTGGGCATCGATCAGGTGCTCGCAGAGGTGCTGCCCTCTGGCAAAGCCGACGCAGTGAAAAAACTGCAAGAGCAGGGCAAAGTGGTCTTCGTGGGAGACGGCATCAACGACGCTCCAGCCCTCGCTCAGGCCGATGTGGGTCTGGCAATTGGCACTGGAACAGATGTTGCCATCGAGACCGCCGATGTGATCCTGATGGCTGGAGACATGCGCGGGGTGCCGAACGCCATCTCCTTAAGCAAATCCACCCTGAAAAACATCAAATTCAACCTGTTCTGGGCTTTTGCCTACAACATCATCCTGATTCCTGTCGCAGCAGGCGTGCTGCAATCCACTCTGGGCTGGACCCTCTCTCCGGTGCTTGCAGCAGCAGCCATGGGCCTGTCCAGTGTGTTCGTGCTGACCAACGCCCTCAGGCTCCGTACCTTTCAGCCACCCGTGAAACTGCAAGACGCTGCACAAACCCTCCCTCAGGGTCAGACCGTGCAAGCCTGA
- a CDS encoding LysR substrate-binding domain-containing protein: MALELRQLRYFVAVAEEKNFTRAAERLFMAQPPLSQQIQKLEEQLGVKLFERHTREVKLTRAGKALLSQARPILESVQRAVVYTRKAALEEVGHMGIAFVGSSIHGTLSRVLAEYRRTHPEVEIELLELTAERQYVNLKNGRLRLGFNRVLPADPQLQSVQVEAEPFLLALPSTHPLAHKADLELSDLGQDTWVTIPRRYTPWLHDALVSLWHGANITPSTLEAENFHTIAGLVSSGLGVGFVVQSVASMGFPGVVFRTLQVQLPPAPLYMTYLRDDPPAQLTLFADLFERLQDRNT; the protein is encoded by the coding sequence ATGGCACTTGAATTGCGACAGTTGCGCTACTTCGTGGCGGTGGCCGAGGAAAAGAACTTCACCCGGGCCGCTGAGCGCCTGTTCATGGCCCAGCCTCCCCTCAGCCAGCAAATCCAGAAGCTTGAAGAGCAACTCGGGGTGAAACTCTTCGAGCGACACACCCGAGAAGTCAAACTGACCCGGGCCGGCAAAGCCCTGCTTTCACAGGCCAGACCGATTCTGGAGAGCGTTCAACGGGCCGTGGTTTACACCCGCAAGGCGGCTCTGGAGGAGGTCGGGCATATGGGCATCGCCTTCGTGGGGTCTTCCATCCACGGCACCCTCTCCAGGGTGCTGGCCGAGTACCGCCGCACCCACCCGGAGGTGGAGATTGAATTGCTGGAACTCACCGCCGAAAGGCAGTACGTCAACCTGAAAAACGGCCGACTGCGCTTGGGATTCAACCGGGTGCTCCCAGCGGACCCGCAATTGCAGAGCGTGCAGGTGGAGGCCGAACCCTTCTTGCTCGCCCTCCCGAGCACCCATCCTCTGGCCCACAAAGCGGACCTCGAACTCTCCGACCTCGGTCAGGACACCTGGGTCACCATCCCCCGCCGGTACACCCCCTGGTTGCATGACGCTCTGGTGTCGTTGTGGCACGGGGCGAACATCACCCCCAGCACCCTTGAGGCCGAGAATTTCCACACCATTGCTGGACTGGTCAGCAGTGGTCTGGGTGTGGGTTTCGTGGTGCAGTCCGTGGCCAGCATGGGCTTCCCGGGGGTGGTGTTCCGCACCCTGCAGGTGCAGTTGCCTCCAGCCCCCCTCTACATGACTTACCTGCGCGACGATCCCCCCGCCCAGCTGACCCTTTTTGCTGACCTGTTTGAGCGTTTGCAGGACCGGAACACTTGA
- a CDS encoding ArsR/SmtB family transcription factor, with translation MGTTEIHQMEFVSSETFNLLKAITHEIRYEILSILAQREACVCDLEFLLGLNQSKVSYHLGILKEAGLVKSEQRGKNSYYRLVVTPLYHLGGNLLEEILTRRLDLPMMNQNESMC, from the coding sequence ATGGGAACCACAGAGATCCATCAAATGGAGTTTGTCTCAAGTGAGACTTTCAACCTGCTGAAAGCCATCACCCATGAAATCCGCTACGAGATCCTCTCGATTCTGGCCCAGCGTGAAGCATGTGTCTGTGATCTGGAGTTCTTGCTGGGCCTCAACCAGAGCAAAGTTTCTTACCACCTGGGCATCCTCAAAGAGGCAGGACTGGTGAAAAGTGAGCAACGTGGCAAGAACAGTTACTACCGTCTGGTCGTCACCCCGCTTTACCACCTCGGGGGCAACCTCCTGGAAGAAATCCTGACCAGACGACTTGACCTGCCGATGATGAATCAAAATGAATCGATGTGTTAA
- a CDS encoding arsenate reductase ArsC: MSRILILCTHNSARSQMGEGLLRHLATQHGLEAEVHSAGTEATFVKDGAKQAMQDIGIDLSGHTSKTLFDLPDPWNFDYVITVCDSAAEACPAYPARTTRLHYPFTDPSGGSQERWNAVRDQMKEQLEKFILALKNGTTIPETYEKSPEVTVS; the protein is encoded by the coding sequence ATGTCAAGAATATTGATCCTTTGCACCCACAACAGTGCCCGAAGCCAGATGGGCGAAGGGCTCCTGCGCCACCTCGCAACCCAGCACGGCCTCGAAGCCGAGGTGCACAGCGCAGGCACCGAAGCCACTTTCGTCAAAGACGGGGCAAAACAGGCCATGCAAGACATTGGCATTGATCTGTCCGGCCACACCAGCAAAACCCTGTTTGACCTCCCTGACCCCTGGAACTTTGATTATGTGATCACCGTGTGTGACAGTGCCGCAGAGGCATGCCCTGCTTATCCCGCCCGGACCACCAGACTGCACTACCCCTTCACCGACCCCTCGGGAGGCAGTCAGGAGAGGTGGAATGCCGTGCGCGACCAGATGAAAGAACAACTTGAAAAGTTCATTCTGGCCCTCAAAAACGGCACGACCATCCCTGAAACCTACGAGAAAAGCCCAGAGGTCACCGTGTCGTGA
- a CDS encoding MIP/aquaporin family protein, translating to MQKLVAEFLGTFMLLLCGVGAIVLTATGTLNAGLLGIALGHGMGVMFMAYSVGSISGAHFNPAVSFAFLVTRRLPVKDFFGYVLAQLLGAASAVWTLQSLLPEAAKKVNYGTPGFFAGLDLNAGLRVEILFTAILTFVIFRVGTHQNHPQAPLIVGLMITALICAAGPLTGLMLNPARAFGPTLFSGQWTDHWVFWLGPFVGALLGAFVAESLKEKDHA from the coding sequence ATGCAGAAACTGGTGGCCGAATTTCTGGGCACCTTCATGCTGCTCCTCTGTGGGGTGGGAGCCATTGTCCTCACCGCCACAGGAACCCTGAATGCGGGGCTGCTCGGGATTGCCCTCGGCCACGGCATGGGTGTGATGTTCATGGCCTACAGTGTGGGCAGCATCTCCGGGGCGCATTTCAATCCTGCGGTCAGTTTTGCCTTTCTGGTCACCCGCAGGCTTCCGGTCAAGGACTTCTTCGGGTACGTCCTTGCGCAACTGCTGGGGGCTGCATCTGCGGTCTGGACGCTCCAGAGCCTGCTTCCCGAAGCGGCAAAAAAAGTGAATTACGGCACCCCGGGATTCTTTGCAGGACTGGACCTCAACGCAGGCCTGAGGGTGGAGATCCTGTTTACGGCCATCCTGACCTTCGTGATTTTCCGGGTGGGCACCCACCAGAACCACCCCCAGGCCCCATTGATCGTTGGCCTGATGATCACGGCCCTGATTTGCGCAGCTGGACCCCTGACAGGTTTGATGCTCAACCCGGCCCGTGCCTTTGGGCCAACCCTGTTCTCAGGCCAGTGGACAGACCACTGGGTGTTCTGGTTGGGGCCTTTTGTCGGGGCTTTGCTCGGGGCCTTTGTTGCCGAGTCTCTCAAGGAGAAAGACCATGCGTAA
- a CDS encoding arsenate reductase ArsC, producing the protein MRKLKVLFLCTGNSARSQMAEALLRHHKPDRFEVQSAGLHPSELNPLTLQVIEELGISMQGHHAKALKGFLGENFHFLITVCDRAEKECPIFPGVSTRLSWPFEDPAAFEGTAEEKLEKFRQVRDQIEARILGWIYETEQA; encoded by the coding sequence ATGCGTAAACTGAAAGTGCTTTTCCTGTGCACTGGAAACAGTGCCCGCAGTCAAATGGCCGAAGCCCTGCTCAGGCACCACAAGCCAGACCGCTTTGAGGTGCAAAGCGCAGGACTTCATCCCAGTGAACTGAACCCCCTCACCCTTCAGGTCATCGAGGAACTCGGGATCAGCATGCAAGGACACCATGCCAAAGCCCTCAAAGGCTTCCTTGGAGAAAACTTCCACTTTCTGATCACCGTGTGTGACCGGGCTGAAAAAGAATGCCCGATCTTTCCAGGAGTCAGCACCCGCCTGAGTTGGCCCTTCGAAGACCCCGCAGCGTTTGAAGGTACAGCGGAAGAAAAATTGGAGAAATTTCGTCAAGTCAGGGACCAGATTGAAGCCAGAATCCTCGGCTGGATCTACGAAACAGAACAAGCATGA
- a CDS encoding metallophosphoesterase family protein, whose translation MRIAIFGDTHGNRFALEAVLKDIERHTPDLMANLGDGVFGGADPRGAYDLQQALKVPTVRGNTDERLGTPLDEVTEKKAYLEWLHALLPEGAGKRLGELPTVVSLLDGEVLLGHGNLESPWEALLLDGKHWASNEQVLERTAEHRDARVVVVGHTHLEHLRQIGGQTFVNAGSVSRPKDGNPAAKWVLLEKQAGLWSVTFKRVNYDVEAAANWARMHAPKGEEEAQQLLTGKPVKKK comes from the coding sequence ATGAGAATCGCCATTTTTGGAGACACCCACGGCAACCGCTTCGCCCTTGAAGCGGTCCTCAAAGACATCGAGCGGCACACCCCGGACCTGATGGCCAACCTTGGAGACGGGGTGTTTGGCGGAGCAGACCCCCGAGGGGCATACGACCTCCAACAGGCTTTGAAGGTGCCCACCGTTCGGGGCAACACCGATGAACGCCTCGGAACCCCTCTGGACGAGGTCACCGAAAAGAAAGCGTACCTGGAATGGTTGCATGCTTTGCTGCCCGAGGGGGCAGGGAAACGGCTGGGTGAACTGCCCACAGTCGTCTCCCTGCTGGATGGAGAAGTCCTTTTGGGGCATGGGAACCTTGAATCTCCATGGGAAGCCCTGCTTCTCGACGGCAAGCACTGGGCCAGCAATGAACAGGTTCTGGAACGCACAGCAGAGCACCGTGACGCCAGAGTGGTTGTGGTGGGTCACACGCACCTCGAACACCTGCGGCAAATCGGCGGGCAGACTTTCGTGAACGCTGGCAGTGTGTCCCGTCCCAAAGATGGCAACCCTGCCGCCAAATGGGTGTTGCTGGAAAAGCAGGCCGGGCTCTGGAGTGTCACCTTCAAACGGGTGAATTATGACGTGGAAGCTGCCGCAAACTGGGCCAGAATGCACGCTCCAAAGGGAGAAGAGGAAGCCCAGCAACTGTTGACCGGAAAACCTGTCAAGAAAAAGTGA
- a CDS encoding substrate-binding domain-containing protein translates to MQDAGFRVPEDLALVGFDDIPECKLVRPRLTSIQRARGDSIEAIMGMLLERLSGFQGPGRVVEFTRELIVRDIG, encoded by the coding sequence TTGCAGGACGCGGGATTCCGGGTACCAGAGGACCTTGCTCTGGTGGGTTTTGATGACATCCCAGAGTGTAAACTGGTCCGGCCCCGCCTGACATCCATCCAGCGTGCACGAGGAGACAGCATTGAGGCGATCATGGGCATGCTGCTGGAAAGGCTCTCTGGGTTTCAGGGTCCGGGACGGGTGGTGGAGTTCACCAGGGAACTGATTGTCCGCGACATCGGTTGA
- a CDS encoding DUF6428 family protein translates to MIQIQEHLTTSRFLKVLEEKKDLPLVFHLGNGKIVPVGYHVTEIKAVTFETVDCGGQTNTWKDTIVQLWRPETEKDDQHMTAGKFLKIYGQVASRVNISGDAEIKFEYGDDGQPAVHFEVADLRLSDGQLQVHLDWVGVRCKAADRAREAALLSNTPTNACCGPTSTTGTGGCGC, encoded by the coding sequence ATGATCCAGATTCAAGAACACCTCACCACCAGCCGTTTCCTCAAAGTCCTCGAAGAGAAGAAAGACCTGCCATTGGTTTTTCACCTTGGCAACGGCAAAATCGTTCCGGTGGGCTACCACGTCACCGAAATCAAAGCCGTGACGTTCGAAACGGTGGACTGCGGAGGCCAGACCAACACCTGGAAAGACACCATCGTGCAGCTCTGGAGACCCGAGACCGAAAAAGACGACCAGCACATGACTGCAGGCAAATTCCTGAAAATTTACGGACAGGTGGCCTCCCGGGTCAACATCTCTGGAGATGCCGAAATCAAATTCGAATACGGCGATGACGGCCAGCCCGCGGTGCATTTTGAAGTTGCTGACCTTCGCTTGTCAGACGGACAACTGCAAGTCCACTTGGACTGGGTGGGTGTGCGGTGCAAAGCTGCAGATCGGGCCCGTGAAGCGGCCTTGCTCAGCAACACCCCCACCAACGCCTGCTGCGGTCCCACCAGCACCACCGGAACAGGTGGATGCGGCTGCTGA
- a CDS encoding ArsR/SmtB family transcription factor → MSPTVPLVQLDTTFDAAELEKEQLEQVAWVFKALSDPMRLKILLFLHRPGDQCCGPETCACDLEEVTGLTQPTVSHHMKCLISAGLVSGDKRGKWMYYRINPSGVQFVQRFLPRVGG, encoded by the coding sequence ATGAGCCCGACTGTGCCCCTTGTGCAACTCGACACCACCTTTGATGCTGCTGAACTGGAAAAAGAACAGCTGGAGCAGGTGGCCTGGGTGTTCAAGGCCCTGTCGGACCCCATGCGTCTGAAGATCCTGCTTTTCTTGCACCGCCCCGGCGATCAATGCTGTGGTCCGGAAACCTGTGCTTGCGACCTGGAAGAGGTCACCGGACTCACCCAGCCCACCGTCAGCCACCACATGAAGTGCCTGATCTCCGCAGGACTGGTCTCTGGGGACAAGCGGGGCAAGTGGATGTACTACCGGATCAACCCTTCAGGAGTGCAGTTTGTTCAGCGGTTTTTGCCCCGTGTGGGTGGTTGA